One genomic window of Quercus robur chromosome 6, dhQueRobu3.1, whole genome shotgun sequence includes the following:
- the LOC126733069 gene encoding O-fucosyltransferase 31, with the protein MMRLLLQCQPHRGRGGALAGLFVLIFPVFLTSFFSPLGHASPSMFTEWNVPKPRHSRILKSALQRETTNSQHSDLWIPLANQGWRPCVESPKTPSLPEKSEGYIQVFLDGGLNQQRMGICDAVAVAKILNATLVIPHLEVNPVWQDSSSFMDIFDVDHFINVLKDDISIVKELPNEFSWSTREYYATAIRATRIKTAPVHASANWYLDNVLPVLQSYGIAAIAPFSHRLAFDNLPMDIQQLRCKVNFQALAFVPHIRQLGDALVNRLRNPLGKNGALGTSDLQESTVGAGNFVVLHLRFDKDMAAHSACDFGGGKAEKKALAKYRQAIWQGRVLNSQFTNEELRNQGRCPLTPEEIGLLLAALGFDNNTRLYLASHKVFGGEARISTLKKLFPLMEDKKSLTSKAERAQIKGKASLLAAVDYYVSMHSNIFISASPGNMHNALVGHRTYENLKTIRPNMALLGQLFLNKSMSWSDFQQSVLEGHENRQGQIRLRKPKQSIYTYPAPDCICHS; encoded by the exons ATGATGAGGCTTCTGCTCCAGTGTCAGCCTCatagaggaagaggaggagCACTGGCTGGACTTTTTGTTCTGATTTTTCCAGTGTTCTTGACTAGTTTCTTCAGCCCATTGGGCCATGCCTCGCCTTCCATGTTCACG GAATGGAATGTTCCAAAACCAAGGCACTCACGTATTCTCAAGAGTGCTTTACAACGCGAAACT ACAAATTCTCAGCATTCAGATCTCTGGATTCCTTTGGCCAACCAAGGATGGAGGCCTTGTGTTGAATCTCCAAAAACCCCTT CATTACCAGAGAAATCTGAAGGTTATATTCAGGTATTTCTTGATGGAGGCTTGAACCAGCAGAGAATGGGG ATATGTGATGCAGTTGCAGTTGCTAAAATACTGAATGCGACACTTGTCATCCCACATCTTGAAGTGAATCCTGTTTGGCAAGATTCAAG CTCATTCATGGATATATTTGATGTGGATCACTTTATTAATGTATTGAAGGATGATATTTCTATAGTTAAAGAGCTGCCTAATGAATTCTCCTGGAGCACAAGGGAGTATTATGCAACAGCAATCCGAGCTACTAGGATTAAGACAGCACCGGTTCATGCATCGGCCAACTGGTATCTAGATAACGTATTGCCTGTATTACAGAG TTATGGAATTGCTGCAATTGCCCCATTCTCTCATCGTTTGGCTTTCGACAACTTGCCTATGGACATCCAACAGCTACGTTGTAAAGTTAACTTCCAAGCATTAGCTTTTGTTCCTCATATTAGACAGCTTGGTGATGCTCTTGTCAACCGTCTCCGCAACCCTTTGGGTAAAAATGGAGCACTTGGCACCAGCGACCTGCAGGAGAGCACAGTGGGGGCAGGGAATTTTGTGGTGCTACACCTTCGATTTGACAAA GATATGGCGGCCCATTCAGCCTGTGACTTTGGTGGGGGCAAAGCTGAAAAGAAGGCTCTAGCCAAGTATAGACAAGCAATTTGGCAGGGAAGGGTCCTTAACTCCCAGTTCACGAATGAAGAGTTGAGGAATCAGGGTCGTTGCCCCTTGACTCCAGAAGAGATTGGATTGCTTCTTGCAGCTTTGGGTTTTGACAACAATACTAGGCTCTATCTTGCCTCCCACAAG GTATTTGGTGGAGAAGCTAGGATTTCAACTTTGAAAAAGTTATTCCCACTGATGGAAGACAAAAAGAGCTTAACTTCCAAAGCGGAACGGGCCCAGATAAAGGGAAAGGCATCCTTGTTAGCTGCAGTTGATTACTATGTTAGTATGCACAGCAACATCTTTATATCTGCTTCTCCAGGAAATATGCACAATGCATTG GTGGGACATCGAACTTATGAAAACCTGAAAACTATAAGGCCGAATATGGCATTGTTGGGCCAACTCTTCCTAAATAAAAGCATGAGTTGGTCAGATTTCCAGCAGTCAGTGTTAGAAGGGCATGAAAACAGACAAGGGCAGATCAGATTAAGAAAACCAAAGCAGTCCATATATACATATCCTGCTCCTGATTGCATATGCCACagttga
- the LOC126733070 gene encoding very-long-chain (3R)-3-hydroxyacyl-CoA dehydratase PASTICCINO 2A: MAGFLSLLRRIYLSVYNWTVFVGWFQVLYLAVKTVRESGHQHVYSAVERPLQLAQTAAILEIFHSLVGLVRSPVSATLPQIASRLYLTWFILWSFPQTQTHILVTSLVISWSITEIIRYSFFGLKEALGFAPSWLLWLRYSTFLLLYPTGITSEVGLIYVALPFIKESEKYCIRMPNKWNFSFDFFYAAILVLGIYVPGSPHLYGYMLGQRKKALSKSKKE, from the exons atgGCGGGTTTTTTATCTCTCCTCCGGCGCATTTACCTCTCTGTCTACAATTGGACCGTCTTCGTTGGATG GTTTCAAGTATTGTACCTTGCTGTGAAGACAGTGAGAGAGTCAGGGCATCAACACGTCTACTCTGCCGTTGAAAGACCCCTTCAGCTTGCTCAAACCGCCGCCATCTTGGAG ATTTTTCATAGTCTAGTAG gTCTGGTGAGATCTCCAGTATCAGCAACATTGCCACAGATAGCTTCAAGGTTGTATTTGACTTGGTTCATCTTGTGGAGTTTCCCTCAG ACTCAGACTCACATACTTGTGACCTCCCTAGTCATCAGCTGGTCCATCACGGAG ATTATTCGGTATTCTTTCTTTGGGCTGAAGGAGGCGCTTGGTTTTGCACCTTCATGGCTCTTGTGGCTCAG GTATAGCacctttttgttgttgtatccAACTGGCATCACTAGTGAAGTCGGTCTTATATATGTTGCCCTGCCATTCATCAAG GAATCTGAAAAGTATTGTATAAGGATGCCAAACAAATGGAACTTCTCTTTTGATTTCTTCTATGCTGCAATTCTTGTACTCGGAATCTATGTACCAG GCAGTCCTCACTTGTATGGGTATATGCTTGGACAAAGGAAGAAAGCTCTCTCAAAGTCCAAGAAGGAGTAG